A portion of the Epinephelus moara isolate mb chromosome 4, YSFRI_EMoa_1.0, whole genome shotgun sequence genome contains these proteins:
- the LOC126388588 gene encoding uncharacterized protein LOC126388588, whose translation MTSFSIQRDEDGVEYVSLAHNPDTKNHKDPNDPHKQNLRGFMFARPGDPLCPVKSFKKYISKCPPDAKSFYLHPKRSITVASDVWYSREPMGVHYLGDMLKKISEEVGLSRIYTNHSLRSTAVGRLSDAGLETRQIMSVTGHRCESSLQAYWAPSVQERREWSNILSSRNVPTSSGQGPQTLNLRPSNATMMDMPVSLSNFTINGNVAFNFK comes from the exons ATGACATCTTTCAGCATCCAGAGAGACGAGGATGGCGTTGAATACGTCAGCCTAGCGCATAATCCTGACACTAAAAATCATAAAGATCCAAACGACCCACACAAGCAAAACCTAAGAGGTTTTATGTTCGCAAGGCCCGGGGATCCCCTGTGCCCAGTAAAAAGTTTCAAGAAGTACATCTCTAAATGTCCCCCAGACGCAAAATCTTTTTATCTGCACCCAAAGCGCTCCATCACCGTGGCATCTGATGTGTGGTACTCCAGGGAGCCGATGGGTGTCCACTACCTGGGAGacatgctaaaaaaaatcagtgaagAG GTGGGTCTGTCGCGGATTTACACGAACCACAGCCTCCGGAGCACGGCTGTGGGTCGACTCTCAGACGCCGGGCTGGAGACACGCCAGATCATGTCTGTGACGGGGCATCGCTGTGAAAGCAGCCTGCAGGCTTATTGGGCTCCGTCAGTCCAGGAGAGACGAGAATGGAGCAACATTTTGTCGTCCCGCAACGTCCCAACCAGCAGTGGTCAGGGTCCACAAACGTTAAATCTCCGTCCTTCAAATGCCACTATGATGGACATGCCAGTATCTCTATCAAATTTCACGATCAACGGCAAtgttgcatttaattttaaatag
- the LOC126388587 gene encoding duodenase-1-like produces MHALYKFLLVHALTCLGGNARGSEIINGQKAPENSMLYMVSLQNSKEEHVCGGFLIREDIVVTAAHCGRLGVTDVVLGTHHLNKAGSRMNIAHRYIHPSFHGEGFGKDIMLLRLAGMAQLNNRVQTIPIPKSEINTQENTMCRVAGWGYTTSGGVVSDDLRVVDVSVISGPDCKEKWPGLPADVICAGGYPSDKGFCQGDSGGPLVCNGMAVGVVSFNNNNTCSYPDVPNVYTDISKYLPWINSKLRH; encoded by the exons ATGCACGCTCTGTACAAATTTCTACTTGTTCATGCTCTGACATGTCTCGGAGGAAATG CACGTGGGAGTGAAATCATAAACGGGCAGAAAGCCCCGGAGAACTCGATGCTGTATATGGTCTCTCTGCAGAACAGTAAAGAAGAACATGTATGTGGAGGATTCCTCATCCGGGAAGACATTGTGGTCACCGCTGCACACTGTGGCCGCCT GGGAGTTACAGATGTTGTTCTTGGCACCCACCATCTCAATAAGGCTGGATCAAGAATGAACATTGCACATAGATACATACACCCATCGTTCCATGGTGAAGGCTTTGGCAAGGACATCATGCTTCTCAGA ctggcTGGGATGGCTCAACTGAACAACAGAGTGCAAACAATTCCAATTCCCAAAtctgaaataaacacacaagaaaacacaatgTGCCGTGTAGCTGGATGGGGTTACACAACTAGCGGTGGTGTAGTTTCTGATGATCTGAGAGTGGTGGATGTGTCTGTCATTAGCGGGCCAGACTGTAAGGAGAAATGGCCTGGTCTTCCTGCCGATGTCATCTGTGCAGGTGGATATCCCTCAGACAAAGGATTCTGTCAG GGTGATTCTGGTGGTCCTCTGGTGTGCAACGGGATGGCTGTCGGTGTCGTGtctttcaacaacaacaacacctgCAGCTACCCAGATGTACCCAACGTCTACACGGATATCTCAAAATATCTTCCCTGGATCAACAGCAAACTCAGACATTAG